The Halomonas sp. HAL1 genome segment GTTGGCTCGCCGTATTTCTTTTGCAGGTCTTTTTCAAGCGAGCCCGCGTTGACGCCGATGCGAATCGGAATCCCATTGTCACGGGCCGCACTTACCACCGCGCGCACGCGGTCTTCGCGGCCGATGTTGCCTGGGTTGATGCGCAGGCAGTCGACGCCTAACTCGGCAACGCGCAGGGCAATTTTGTAATCAAAATGGATGTCGGCAACCAGCGGGACATTGACCAGCTTTTTGATCTGGCCAAAGGTTTCGGCGGCGTCCATATCTGGCACGGAGACGCGCACGATATCGGCACCGGCTTTTTCCAGCTGCTGAATTTGCGCTACGGTCGCGGCCACATCCAGAGTGTTGGTGTTGGTCATGCTTTGTACGGCAATGGGCGCATCACCGCCCACGGCTACATTTCCAACCTGAATCTGACGGGAATGGCGGCGTTTTATCGGAGAAGGGGCGTGCATAGGACGGGTCACTCTCCCAAGGTGAATCGGGCAACATTGTTGGCGCCTGCGCGGGCGGGAAGATCAACTTCCTCGCCTTGGTAGCGCAGTTCAACGCCGGTGGCATTACCCACGGTTAAACGAAAAGGGGGTTCACCTTCGACGCTTGTCGAGGTGCCGGGCGTTTGTAGACCAACGAAAACGCGCTGGTTGGTGGCATCAAAAATTTCAGTCCACGACTGCTCGTTAAACGTCAGCTCAAGCACATTGGCATTGGTAGCTGGCTCTGCAGCGGCGGTTTGCTCGCTGTCAGCGCCATTCTGCTCAGTACTGCTTTCTTCACTACTCGTCTCTTCGCTATCAGTTTCTGCAGTAGTGCTGAGTTCATCATTTTCATTGGCAGCGCTATTGTCGCTATCCTGCAGTGGCTCATCTAGCCCAGCAATGGCGTCAGCGTCATCTTGCGCGCTGGGGGCTTGGTCTTGTGAAACTGTAGGTGTAACGCGAGCAGCATCGCTTTGCAGCGACGCGCTTTCGTCGCCACTGGTAAAGCTCGAATCAGAGCTCTCTTCTGCGTCAGCTGGTTCACCTGCTGGCTCTGCAGAGCCGGGAGCGGTCTCTTCCGTGGAAGTGGAGCCAAAGCCCGGCGGCTCGTTGCCGCCTCGGCTTTGCCACCACATCACGGTCACGGCGATAAGGCCGACGATCACTAACAGGGTAACCAGCTTAAATAGCCAAGCGCCAACGCGGGAGGGCGGCCTGGCGGTAGAGACAGGCGTCACTTTGCGTTCGGTGTCGGTACCGCCACTGCGGGCTTGATACGCCTCAAGCACCAGCCGGTCATCCATTCCCAGGTATCTGGCGTAAGAGCGCAGATAGCCGCGCCGATAAGCGGCGACGGGTATCTCTTGATAATCATCTTGCTCAAGCCCTTCCACCACGGCGGGGCGCAGATTTAGCGCTCGGGCCGCATCGGTGAGTGGAATGCCGAGCTGCTCGCGTTGGCGAGCAAGCAGTTCGCCAGGCGAAGCGCTACCAGTAGTGTTAGGACTATCGATAATGTTTTCTTGTGACTGTGTATCGCTCATGGCTGAGCATCCTTCATTAAATAAGCGGTGATCAGGGCGTCAATCAGTCAGTCGTTGCCTAGCAAGCGCTGGTATTCGGCGGCAACATCATGCTCGCCGCGTGCGTGGGCGATATCAACCGCCATTCTTAGCGCTGCTTGGTCGGGCTCGGCGAGCTGTAAATAGGTTTGCAGCGGCGCCCAGGCCTGAGTGTAATGGCCCTGCGAATATTCGAGTTCAGCTAACATTAAATAGCCGCGTGCATTACGCGGATCAATACTCTGCGCGCGCTCCAACCGAGCGCGCGCTTTATCAAATTCTTCCAGTGCCAGATAACACTGCCCTAAATTAGTAAATAGCTGGGCACGGTTGGCGTACTGGGCATCCTCGGATGCGGTCTCTAACTGTTCGCAGGCAGCGTTGAAATTGCCCTGCCCGTATAAAAACGCCGCATAGTTGTTGCGGGCGCGTGTGTAATCCGGCTCAGCATTAACCGCCTGTTGAAAATAGTCGTTGGCAAGCGCGCTCTCGCCCTGGCGTTGGTAAACCAGCGCTAGTGCTTGCAATGCTTCTGCATGGCGTGGGGCAATCTCTAATGCCCGGTCCAGTGCATTGAGTGCGCGAGGAAGATTGTTACGTTCCAGGTAAGCAACGCCTAATTGGGTATAGGCGTCTGCCGCCGCTGGGTTGGCCTGAGATGTCTGGGTACTGGACGAAGCACAGCCGACTAGCCACAGGCTGCCGATAAGAACGGCTAGCATGGGCACCCGTGATGGGTGTAGGCGCCTGCGGTGAGCGATCATGTAAATCCTCTTGTGGTGAACGTCCAACAACTAACCTGATGCTACATAAAAACCGTGACCATCAAAGCGCCGTGCTAGGCGGAAGTCAAGATAAGCCCTGTTTACGTTTAGTCAGCATCAAGCTGTACCGACTGAATATAGCGTTCGCTGCGTTTGGTGCGGTCTTTCACGCGACCAACGAGTTGGCCACAGGCGGCGTCGATATCTTCACCGCGGGTCGTTCTGACCGTGGCGTTGTAATTCAAATCGTACAACCACTGCTGAAAACGCATGACTTGGTTGCGCGATGGCTTTTCGTACCCTGAGTTGGGGAACGGATTAAAGGGAATCAGATTGATCTTACACGGCAGCTCTTTAAGCAGTGCCGCGAGCTGCTCAGCGTGTTCCTGCTGATCGTTGATGTCTTTGATCAGCGTATATTCGATCGTGACCTGACGATTGTCCGGGCACTTGGCAAGGTAGCGATGGCACGCATCCAGCAGCGCACGAATATTATATTTGCGGTTGATGGGCACCAGCGTATTACGCAACTCATCATTGGAGGCGTGCAGCGAAATCGCTAAGCTGACATCCATTTCATCGCCGAGCTTGTCGATCATCGGTACCACACCGGAAGTCGACAGCGTCACGCGGCGTTTGGATAAGCCATAGCCGTTGTCGTCAAGCATCAGCTTCATGGCGGGCACGACGTTATCAAAGTTAAGCAGGGGCTCGCCCATGCCCATCATTACCACGTTGGTGACTGGGCGGTTGGCCGTATCGCGACGCGGGCCAACGCTACGCTGGGCGACCCATACCTGGCCGATAATTTCAGCGGCGGTTAAATTGCGCTGAAATCCCTGTTTGCCGGTCGAGCAAAAACTGCAATCCAGCGAACAGCCCACCTGGGAGGAGACACACAGCGTACGGCGTTTACCGTTTTCGGCCGGGATCAACACCGTTTCGACGTAGCTGCCATCTTCTACCTCAAGCACCCACTTACGCGTGCCGTCGCTAGAGGTGCCTTCGTAGATCACCGCTGGGCCACGAATTTCAGCTACCCGCGCCAGTTTTTCACGCAGTGGCTTGGAGAGATTCGTCATGGCAGCAAAGTCATCACTGCCTTCCTGGTGAATCCACTTCATCAGCTGCGCAGCACGGAATTTCTTTTCGCCAATCGACAGAAAGAAGTCTTCCATCTGCTCGCGGGACATGCCAAGCAGGTTGTGACGTTCAGGCGTCGCTTTGGCAGCAGGCGTGCTGGCGGCGTCTGAGCTATCAGCGTCAGTACGGGGGGCGGGCGTATGTTGGGCTACAGTGGTGGTCATGGCGGTCAGCGTTTTAGAAAGGGGCGGGGGCGAGGCCCCCGCAAAATGGCCGGCAACGGAAGTAGATGCGGCGGCGCTACCTGAAAGGCTTAGCGCGGGCAGATTTCGTCGTTGCCAAAGAAGTAGCTAATTTCGCGCTCAGCGCTTTCCGGAGAATCAGAACCATGGACAGCGTTCGCATCGATTGTTTCCGCAAAATCAGCGCGAATAGTGCCTGGTGCTGCTTCTTTCGGGTTAGTTGCGCCCATCAGATCACGGTTTTTAGCGATGGCGCCTTCACCTTCAAGCACTTGTACAACGACCGGGCCAGAGGTCATGAAACCGACCAGATCTTTAAAGAAAGGACGCTCTTTGTGCTCTGCGTAGAAACCGCCAGCCTTCTCTTCAGAGAGGTGAACCATCTTCGCGGCAACAACGTTCAGGCCGGCTTTTTCAAAGCGGGCGATGATCTCACCGATCGCATTTTTAGCAACGGCATCAGGCTTGATGATAGAAAGAGTGCGTTCAGTAGCCATGTAAATGGTCTCCATAAATGGGGGCTAAGCAAAATTGCCGCCCCAGAAAGCCGGGGCGGCCTAGAAAATAATTCGGCTAATAGCATTTCAGCAGCTAGCGTTTCACAAGCGTACGGGAGTACCCGGCGGCCTGATGTTAGGTATTCAGGGGCGCGATTATAACGCTTAAGCCGGGGGATGAATACCGGTGATGAGAGCTGTCCGCGCAAAGGCTAAACAGTAAAGCTTTCGCCGCAACCGCATTCGTCTTTGACGTTAGGGTTGTTGAAGCGGAAAAAGCGGTTTAAACCTTCGCTGACATAATCCACTTCGCTACCGTTGAGCATCTCGACCGCATCGGGCGCCACATAGACACTGGCGCCGTGCTCTTGAAAATGGACTTCTTCTTCGCTAACGGTGTCGGCGAAATCGAGTACGTAGCTGTAGCCGGAGCAACCGCTTGGCTTGACCGAAACGCGTAGGCCTAGGCCTTGTCCGCGCTCATCAAGCACATGACGAATCTGTTGTGCGGCAGCCGGGGTAATGTTGAGTGTTGCCATGAGGCGTTCTCCTTAAAAATAGTCAGCCGCTTAACCGGGCGGTGTACGTAAACCGCTCACCGCGTGGCGTATGAGCGTTAGCGCATGATCGATTTCTGCTTCGGTAGTAAAACGCCCGAAGCTAAAGCGCAGCGACGAGAGCGCCAGCGAGCGGGGCGTGCCGATGCCAAGCAGTACATAAGAAGGGTCAACGCTTGCCGAGTTGCACGCGGAGCCAGTAGAGACCGCTACATCGCGCAGCGCCATCAGTAATGACTCACCGTCGACGCCTTCAAACGCCAGGTTGAGAATGTTGGGAACCGCATTATCTAGTGGTGTGTTAGCAAAAACACCTTCAACGCCTTCAAGTCCGCGCAAAAAACGCTGCTGCAAACGGCTAATGTGAGCGTTGTCGTCATCGTACTGCTGCTGCATCAGCGCGAAAGCTTCGCCCATGCCAGCAATTTGGTGCGTCGGTAGCGTGCCGGAACGCATGCCGCGTTCGTGACCGCCGCCATGGATCAATGCCTCTACGCGAATGTCTGGGTGGCGCTTCACATATAGCGCGCCGACGCCTTTGGGGCCGTAGGTCTTGTGCCCAGAGAGCGACATCAGGTCAATCTGCTGGGCCATTACGTCTAAGGGGATGCGACCTACCGCCTGGGCGGCATCGGTATGAAAGACCGCACCAAACTCATGAGCAATGGCTGCCAAGGCGGCAATATCGTTGATGCTGCCCAGCTCATTATTAACCGCCATGAGTGAGACCAGTGCAGTATCGTCGCGCATGGCTTCGCGCAGCTTTTCAGGCTGAATACAGCCATCCCGCCCAGGCGTGAGCCACGTCACCTCAAACCCCTCTTTTTCCAATGCATGGGCCGTGTCTACGATGGCTTTATGCTCAATCGTCGAGGTCACCAAGTGTAGGCCGCGCTCGCGGTTAGCGCGCATAAAGCCGATCAGCGCCAGGTTGTCCGCTTCGGTGGCACCGCTGGTCCAGACAATTTCTCGTGGGTCGGCGCCAATCGCGTCGGCCACTTGGCGGCGGGCCTGCTCAACCACCTGTTCTGCCTGCCAACCTAACATATGGCTGCGCGAAGCCGGGTTGGCGAATAGCTGGTCAACCGTTAGGTAGCGCTGCATAACCTCAACCACGCGGGCATCCGCCGGCGCGGTGGCGGCGTAATCCAGGTAAATGGGCAGCGTGGGTGTGGTCATCGTTACGTTCCGGCGGTTGATCGGTCAGGGTAATTGGGTATGTGTCTTGGGTCAGGGTGAGGAGGCGAGAATCCCTGCCTCGGCACGCTGTTTCTGTCGTGTCGCAATACGTATGACATCAGGACGCAACATCAGTTGTGCCAGCGTCATGTCGTCAAGAAAGTGACGTATCTGAACAGAAAGCTCGCACCACAAATGGTGCGTTAGGCAGGTGTCGCCCTGCTGGCAGTCGGAAAGCCCTTGGCAGCGGGTGGCATCAACGCTTTCATTCACTGCGTCAATCACCTTGGAAACGCTAATCTCTTCCGCAGGTTGTGACAGCAGATACCCGCCACCTGGGCCGCGTACGCTGTTGACCAAGCCTGCACGGCGCAGGCGAGCAAAAAGCTGCTCTAAATAGGAGAGCGATATCTCTTGGCGCTGGGAGATATCGCTTAGGCTGGTCGGGCCGTTGTGGGCATGCAAGGCTAAATCGAGCATGGCGGTAACGGCGTAACGGCCTTTGGTGGTCAAGCGCATGGCAAGCCCCTCGACGCTGAACGCTCAGCGCACTGACGGCAAATGTGTTGCCATTATGGGAAAACCTGAGTGCTTTGGTCAACCATTACGCGGCGGCAGTGTTTCTTGCTCGGTCTCTTGCCCATCCTCTTGCTTAGCTGATGGCGGTGTCGCCGAGCGTTTGCCAACGCCTGGGCAGCCGGTGTCGTGCTCATCCAGAATGCCGGCAAAATCTTCTTCGCGTAGCGCCGGGAGCTGGCCGTCACGGTAGTTGTCGTCTAGCTTGCGCAGGGTTGAGCACATGCGCTCAATACGTTCATCCACGGCGTGCATATGGTCGAGCATGGCCTGCATTGAGCGGGCTACGGGGTCGGGCATATCCTGGCTGACACCATAAGCATCAAAGCCAAATTTCTGGCAGATAGCCTCGCGACGGGCGGGGTCGACATCCAGCGCCTCTTCCACATCAGGGTCGGTGCGTTTGACAATTTTACCGGGAATACCGACCACTGTGGCGCCCGGCGGTACTTCTTTCGTCACCACCGCGTTAGAGCCAATTTTGGCTCCGGCGCCCACGGTGAAGGGGCCCAGTATCTTGGCGCCCGCGCCGACAATCACTCCATCGCCCAGCGTCGGGTGGCGCTTGCCCTTGTTCCAACTGGTGCCGCCTAGCGTAACTCCCTGGTACAGCGTGACGTTATCGCCGACCTGAGCCGTTTCACCAATCACCACGCCCATGCCGTGGTCGATGAAAAAGCGTCGTCCGATGGTGGCGCCCGGGTGGATCTCGATACCGGTCAGCCAGCGTGAAAACGTCGATAGCGTCCGCGCTAGCCATTTGAGGTTTTTTTTCCACAGCCAGTGGCCGCAGCGATGCAGCAGTAGAGCGTGCAGGCCGGGGTAGTTGGTCAGCACCTCAAGAAAGTTACGTGCGGCTGGGTCGCGGTCAAATACGCTGTTGATGTCTTCACGTAGACGTTGAAACATGAGGTGATCCTTGGGCGGTAGAGGTGCAGTCACTCAACTAAGTGCATCGCATGAAGATAACTAAACAGACCTTCAACGTGGGGGCGTTAGATAGCGTCTTCAAGTCAGCATCTTCAAGCCTAATCAATTATGACTTGGTTTGCTTGGTGTTGGCGGCCTTCTCGGTGGCCGACAGTATTCCACGCAGAATATTCATTTCCATCCGCTCCGGACGGGCGCGCAGATACAAGCGGCGCAGTCTCGCCATCAGTTGCCGCGGCTGATCGGGGTCATGAAAGTCGATACCGATCAGCGTGCGCTCCAAATGCTCAAAATAGCGCTCAAGCTCCGCGTGAGTGGCCAGATCATCGTTATCGCTCGGCGTCGCTGAAGGCGCATCCGCCTGGCTTAGCCAAGCCATGCGACACTCATAGGCAAGCACCTGCACCGCCGCCGCCAAATTGAGCGAGCTGAAATCGGCATTAGTCGGAATATGCACGTGAGCATGACAGCGCTGTAGCTCAGCATTGGTCAGGCCGCTGTCCTCGCGGCCAAACACCAACGCCACGCGTGACTCAGCCGTTTGGCACTCGGCGGGCAGCCGGTCGGCTAATTCTCGCGGTGAGAGCATCGGCCATGGCAGGGTGCGTGAGCGCGCACTGGCGCCCACGGCCAGGGTGCAATCAGCCACTGCTTCTTCAAGATTAGCGTGCACACTGGCTTGATGAAGCAGGTGGTCAGCGCCGGACGCGCGGGAAATGCTGTCCTGGGTAATGACCTCGCAGCGGGGGGCAACAAGGGCTAAATCTGCCAAGCCCATATTGTGCATGGCGCGTGCCACGCCGCCGATATTGCCAGGGTGGCTAGTGCCGATAAGAACAATGCGAATGCGCTCAAGCATGATAAGGCTCGGTAAATAGTCTTTGTTAATAAGATCCGGTTAATAAGATCCTGCTAATGAGGCCCTGTTAATAAAAACAAGGGATCATTAAATGCGTAAAACGCGCAGTCTAGCATGAGTCGATGGCATGCCCGAGAGTGGTCTGCTAGAATTGCGCGCCAAAGGCGGCACCTGTGCCTACTTATGCTCTATTATTAGCATCACGTTCTTTAACATCACTGTCACAAGGCCCAACCATGAATCCGATGGTCCAATTTACGCTGCGCGCTGCGCGTGGCGCTGTTGAACACTTTCTGCGCGTACGCGAACGTATTGAAAACGCTCACGATGAATTTAACCTTGATCGCCTGCTCGATGAGACAGCGCGCAAGGCCGAGGCGACGATTGTTCAGCAGTTGGAGCGCGGTTACCCCCAGCACGGTGTGACCGGCCGCTTTACGCCACATCGCGCGGGTGAAGGCGAAGGCGCGGATACCGTCTGGAAAATTGAACCGATGCACGGCTACTCCAACTTAGCCGTTGCCGGTAAGGGCTTTGCACTCTCAGTGGTGTGTCTAGTCAAAGGTCGTCCCGAGCACGCAGTGATTATCTGCCCGTTCTCCGACGACGAATATATCGCCAGCCGCGGTCGCGGTGCCCAGCACAATGACAAGCGCATGCGTGTTAGCAAGCCGACCGCCATCAGCGGTACGCGCATGGCCATGAGCCTGCCGGAAGTTTGGCTGCGTCCGCGTAATTTGCCTGCCTATCTAACCGTTTCACAGCAGCTTGCCCCACAGGTAGAAAACCTGCTGGCAACAGGCTGTGGGTTGCTGGATTTGTGTGAGTTAGCCACTGGGCGAGTGGACAGTGCTTTCGTGCTCGGCTTGGAAGAGCAGGACATGCTGGTAGGCACCCTGTTCCTGAAAGAGTCAGGCGCCTTGATGGGCACGCCGGATGGCCAGCCCTCGGTGAAAGTGGAAGGGCAGTTAATGGCTGCTGGGCCGCGTCTTTATAAAGCACTGATCAAGCAGCTAACGCCACACTTTTAAGCAGCAATGCTGAGCTTTTAAAGATAAAAGCTGTAAAGATGAAAAAAGCCCCTGCTGGTAACCCAGCAGGGGCTTTTTTGTCGGCTAAAGAAGCCATCTAAATGGACGAGCCGTTAAGGCAACTCCTCCTCTTCTTCATCAAGCTCTTTCTTGGTGGGAATCAAATCTTCCCGCGACAGCTTCAGCGGTAGCAGCAGCGCCGCGGCAATATAGATAGAAGAGAACGTACCCACGACGATGCCGACCAGCAGCGCAATGGCAAAGTTCTCAATCATATCCCCGCCCAGCAGCAGTAGCGCAAGCAGCACCAGAATAGTGGTGCCCGAGGTTGCGAGGGTGCGCGAGAGCGTGGCGTTAATCGCTTCGTTGAAGATCTGCGGCATATCGTCGATGCGCGAGGTGCGGATGGCCTCGCGCACACGGTCATAAACCACGATGGTATCGTTCAACGAGTAGCCGATAACCGCTAGGATTGCTGCGAGCACGGTGAGGTCGAAATCGAGCTGAAACAGCGCGAAAACGCCCACCACAATGATCACGTCATGCAGCAGTGCCAGCAGTGCGCCAATCGCAAACTTGTACTGAAAGCGGAAGGCCACGTAGAGCATCACCACGCCAAGGGCCACCAGCAGGCCCAGGCCGCTTTGATCGCGGAGTTGGTCACCGACTTGGGAGCCAACAAACTCAGAGCGCACTAGATTGACCGTATCGCCATCATTACGCAGCAAGTTGACGACTTCGCCACCGACATCGGCATCAAACGCTTGTTGTAAGCGGATCAATACTTCTGTTGACGCCCCAAAGGTCTGCACGGAGACATCTTGGAAACCGCTCTCTTCAAGCAGCACACGAATAGCATCAAGTGAGGGCGCAGCGCCATAACGCACCTCAACCAATGTACCGCCGGTGAAATCCAGCCCCAGGTTGAGCTGCTGGAACAGAATGGCGCCAATCGACACGACCAAAAGCAAAGCAGAGACGACAAACGCGATATTGCGTCGTCCCATAAAGTCGATTTGCAGGTGTGATAGGGGTTTCATTACCACCTCTTAAGTTCTGGGCTAAGCACGTGGATTAGATCCACAGCTTTTTGACGGGTTTGCTGCCATAGAACAAGTTGACCATGGCGCGAGTCACCATCAGAGCGGTGAACAGCGACGTCAAAATGCCGATAGAGAGCGTGACGGCAAACCCTTTCACCGGGCCGGAGCCAATCGAGAACAGGATAACGGCCACCAGCAGCGTGGTGATATTGGCGTCGACGATGGAGGTGAAGGCGCGCTCATAACCGGCTTGAATCGCCTGTTGCACCGACATGCCGTTGCGCAGCTCTTCGCGTATTCGCTCAAAGATCAGCACGTTGGCATCGACCGCCATGCCCAGCGTCAACACGATACCGGCAATACCCGGCAGCGTTAGCGTGGCGCCCAGCATTGACATCACCGCGACCAGCAGCGTTAAGTTCAGCGCCAGGGCAATGTTGGCAAACACGCCAAACACCTTGTAACGCACCAGCATGAACAGCACGACCAGCAGCAGACCGATCTGCACCGAGAGCAAACCGCGTTCAATATTCTCAGCGCCCAGGCTTGGCCCAATCGTGCGCTCTTGCACGAAGTAGATGGGGGCTGCAAGGGAACCCGAACGCAGCAGTAGCGCAAGTTCAGCGGCTTCTGTCGGCGAGTCCAGACCGGTGATCCGGAAGCTGTTACCCAGGGCGCTTTGAATCGTTGCCAGACTGATTAGGCCGCGCTCAACATAGGGTTCGCGCTCAATGGTTTCTTCACCCGTTTCCGGGTCGGTCACCACGGTATCTTCGCTCTTGTGCTCAATGAACAGCACCGCCATGTTGCGACCAATGTTGGTGCGCGTCGCGCGGTTCATCAGCGTACCGCCGGTGCCATCCAGGTCAATATTGACCTGAGGACGGCCATTTTCATCGAAACTGTTGCTGGCACTGGAAACGCTATCACCGGTAATGATCACATCGCGCATTAGCTCAGCGGTGCGCGCAGGCTCGTTACGAAACGTTAGGGTTTCTGTTTCGTTTTCCGGGGTGTCGGGGCGGGCTTCCAGGCGGAATTCCAGATTGGCCGTTGCGCCTACAATGCGCTTGGCGGCCACGGTGTCTTGAATGCCGGGAAGTTCGACCACGATTTGGTTGGGCCCCTGGCGCTGCACCATGGGCTCTGCCACGCCCAGTTCATTGACCCGGTTGCGTAGGGTGGTCAAGTTCTGGTTGATCGCGTAATCCTGAATTTCGCTGACCGACTGATCGCTAAGCGTCATTACCAGCGTTGAAGCGCGGCCATCGCCTTCGCTGCTGTATTCAAACTCAGGAAAGTCGCGGCTAATCAGGCTGCGGGCTGTGTCGCGGTCTTCGGTGCTGGCGAAATCGATCGAAAGCGAACGCTCTTCCACCTCAGTATTGCGGTAGCGGATACGCTCACCACGTAGCAGTTCACGCATGGCACTGCCGTTGACTTCCAGGCGCTGGGTTAGCGCGGCGTCCATATCTACTTCCAGCAGGAAGTGCACGCCACCGCGCAAATCAAGACCTAACGTCATGGGGGAAGCAGAGAATGCCTGTAGCCACTCCGGCGTTGCTTCAGCAAGGTTTAGCGCTACCGTTGCCTCATCGCCTAAAAGGTCGGCGGCAATGTCGCGTGCGGGCAGTTGATCATCGTCTTGGCGCAAACGAATGAGCCACTGACCGTTCTCTTCTTCGAGCGCTTTGATCGCAATGCCGTTTTCGCTGAGCGCGGTTTCAACACGGTCTATCTGTTGCTCATTCAGCGAATCGCCTTGGGCGCTGCTGATTTGAATAGCGGGATCTTCGGGGAACAGATTGGGAAGCGAGTAGATAAGGCCAACCACCAGGACGACCAGTATCAGCAGATACTTCCACAGGGGGTAACGGTTGAGCATGCAAGCCCTGCCTTCAATTACAAACGGAATGCTGTGCACGGACTCGCCGTGCACAGCAAAGTTCACCATCATTTATACCATGTCACCCCTGCCGGGGTGGCTGGCACTGGCTCGGCAGGGGTAATGCAAGGTTTAGATGGACTTGATGGTGCCTTTAGGCAGTACGGCGGCAACGGCGTTCTTCTGCACGTTAACTTCGGTGCCTTCAGAGATCTCGATGGTCAGGAACTCGTCGCTCACCTTAGTGATACGACCCACCAAACCGCCACCAATGACGATCTCATCGCCTTTGTCCAGATTGGTGACTAGCTGCTTGTGCTGCTTAGCGCGTTTGGCTTGCGGGCGCCACAACAGGAAGTAGAAAATCAGCACGAAGCCGACCAGCATGACGATTTGCGCAATACCACCGCCAGCGGCGGCTTCTTGGGCATGGGCTGGTGAGATGAAGAAATCCAGCATTGTAGAGAGCTCCTGAGTTAGAAAAAGTTTAGGTTTTTAAAGGCTTAGTTATAAAAGCTTGGTTGTTAAAAGCTTGGTGCAAAAAAACATAGTCGAACAGTTTAAACCACGCGCCAAGGCGCGTGGCGATTAATTCGCTAGATTTTAGGTAGCAAGGGGAGGCACTGGCAGGCCGCGCCGTGCATAGAAGCCTTCCACAAAGGTCGTCAATGTACCCGCTTCAATTGCCGCGCGCAAATCAGCCATCACACGCTGGTAGTAACGTAAGTTGTGGATGGTGTTGAGCATTGAGCCGAGCATTTCATTGCAGCGGTCTAAGTGGTGCAGGTAGCCCCGCGAGAAACTCTTGCAGGTATGGCAATCGCACTCTTCGTCAAGCGGGCGGGTGTCAAAACGGTGCTTGGCGTTACGAATTTTGACCGTGCCTTCTGAGGTGAACAGATGGCCGTTACGCGCGTTGCGGGTGGGCATCACGCAATCGAACATATCCACGCCGCGACGAACGCCTTCCACCAGGTCTTCGGGTTTGCCGACACCCATTAGGTAGCGCGGCATCTCATCCGGCATCCAGGTGGGCAGGTAGTCGAGCACCTTGATCATCTCTTCTTTCGGCTCGCCGACGGAAAGCCCACCAATCGCCAAACCATCAAAGCCGATCTCCAGCAGCCCTTTGAGCGAGCGTTCGCGCAGTTCAGGATGCATGCCGCCCTGAATAATACCGAACAGCGCGGAGGGTGAATCGCCGTGGGCATCCCGCGAGCGTTTGGCCCAGCGCAGCGACAGCTCCATCGATTTCTCGGCTTCCTCAAAGGTGGCCGGGTAGGGCGTGCACTCATCAAAGATCATGACCACATCGGAGCCCAACGAACGTTGAACCGCCATGGACTCTTCCGGGCCCATAAAGACTTTGCTGCCATCCACCGGTGAGCGGAAGTGCACGCCCTGCTCGGTGATCTTGCGCGTCTCACCCAGGGAAAAAACCTGGAAGCCGCCGGAGTCGGTCAGAATCGGTTTATCCCACTGGGCGAAGTCGTGCAGGTCGCCGTGGGCTTCAATTACCTCGGTGCCGGGGCGCAGCCAGAGGTGAAAGGTGTTGCCCAAGATGATTTCGGCACCGATCTCTTTGACGGAATCCGGCGTCATGCCTTTCACCGTGCCGTAAGTGCCTACTGGCATAAACGCCGGGGTTTCGACCGTGCCACGGGGGAAGTG includes the following:
- a CDS encoding inositol monophosphatase family protein translates to MNPMVQFTLRAARGAVEHFLRVRERIENAHDEFNLDRLLDETARKAEATIVQQLERGYPQHGVTGRFTPHRAGEGEGADTVWKIEPMHGYSNLAVAGKGFALSVVCLVKGRPEHAVIICPFSDDEYIASRGRGAQHNDKRMRVSKPTAISGTRMAMSLPEVWLRPRNLPAYLTVSQQLAPQVENLLATGCGLLDLCELATGRVDSAFVLGLEEQDMLVGTLFLKESGALMGTPDGQPSVKVEGQLMAAGPRLYKALIKQLTPHF
- the cysE gene encoding serine O-acetyltransferase, with translation MFQRLREDINSVFDRDPAARNFLEVLTNYPGLHALLLHRCGHWLWKKNLKWLARTLSTFSRWLTGIEIHPGATIGRRFFIDHGMGVVIGETAQVGDNVTLYQGVTLGGTSWNKGKRHPTLGDGVIVGAGAKILGPFTVGAGAKIGSNAVVTKEVPPGATVVGIPGKIVKRTDPDVEEALDVDPARREAICQKFGFDAYGVSQDMPDPVARSMQAMLDHMHAVDERIERMCSTLRKLDDNYRDGQLPALREEDFAGILDEHDTGCPGVGKRSATPPSAKQEDGQETEQETLPPRNG
- the secD gene encoding protein translocase subunit SecD, with amino-acid sequence MLNRYPLWKYLLILVVLVVGLIYSLPNLFPEDPAIQISSAQGDSLNEQQIDRVETALSENGIAIKALEEENGQWLIRLRQDDDQLPARDIAADLLGDEATVALNLAEATPEWLQAFSASPMTLGLDLRGGVHFLLEVDMDAALTQRLEVNGSAMRELLRGERIRYRNTEVEERSLSIDFASTEDRDTARSLISRDFPEFEYSSEGDGRASTLVMTLSDQSVSEIQDYAINQNLTTLRNRVNELGVAEPMVQRQGPNQIVVELPGIQDTVAAKRIVGATANLEFRLEARPDTPENETETLTFRNEPARTAELMRDVIITGDSVSSASNSFDENGRPQVNIDLDGTGGTLMNRATRTNIGRNMAVLFIEHKSEDTVVTDPETGEETIEREPYVERGLISLATIQSALGNSFRITGLDSPTEAAELALLLRSGSLAAPIYFVQERTIGPSLGAENIERGLLSVQIGLLLVVLFMLVRYKVFGVFANIALALNLTLLVAVMSMLGATLTLPGIAGIVLTLGMAVDANVLIFERIREELRNGMSVQQAIQAGYERAFTSIVDANITTLLVAVILFSIGSGPVKGFAVTLSIGILTSLFTALMVTRAMVNLFYGSKPVKKLWI
- the yajC gene encoding preprotein translocase subunit YajC produces the protein MLDFFISPAHAQEAAAGGGIAQIVMLVGFVLIFYFLLWRPQAKRAKQHKQLVTNLDKGDEIVIGGGLVGRITKVSDEFLTIEISEGTEVNVQKNAVAAVLPKGTIKSI
- a CDS encoding RNA methyltransferase codes for the protein MLERIRIVLIGTSHPGNIGGVARAMHNMGLADLALVAPRCEVITQDSISRASGADHLLHQASVHANLEEAVADCTLAVGASARSRTLPWPMLSPRELADRLPAECQTAESRVALVFGREDSGLTNAELQRCHAHVHIPTNADFSSLNLAAAVQVLAYECRMAWLSQADAPSATPSDNDDLATHAELERYFEHLERTLIGIDFHDPDQPRQLMARLRRLYLRARPERMEMNILRGILSATEKAANTKQTKS
- the secF gene encoding protein translocase subunit SecF is translated as MKPLSHLQIDFMGRRNIAFVVSALLLVVSIGAILFQQLNLGLDFTGGTLVEVRYGAAPSLDAIRVLLEESGFQDVSVQTFGASTEVLIRLQQAFDADVGGEVVNLLRNDGDTVNLVRSEFVGSQVGDQLRDQSGLGLLVALGVVMLYVAFRFQYKFAIGALLALLHDVIIVVGVFALFQLDFDLTVLAAILAVIGYSLNDTIVVYDRVREAIRTSRIDDMPQIFNEAINATLSRTLATSGTTILVLLALLLLGGDMIENFAIALLVGIVVGTFSSIYIAAALLLPLKLSREDLIPTKKELDEEEEELP